One window of the Chanos chanos chromosome 11, fChaCha1.1, whole genome shotgun sequence genome contains the following:
- the LOC115823736 gene encoding C-type lectin domain family 4 member E-like, protein MDEWMESGTSLYYLSATEKTWSESRQDCREKGADLVIINTKEEQEFLTSLKANVWIGLTDSVTEGNWNWVDGKPLTTEYWMAGEPNNVKEEDCVEILGPPKNDEKNWNDRSCDYKRKYVCEK, encoded by the exons atggatgaatggatggaatCTGGTACCAGTTTATATTACTTGTCTGCCACAGAGAAGAcctggagtgagagcagacaggactgcagaGAAAAGGGAGCAGACCTGGTCATTATAAACAccaaagaggaacag GAATTTCTTACAAGTCTGAAGGCCAATGtgtggattggtctgactgacagtgTAACAGAAGGAAACTGGAACTGGGTAGATGGAAAACCACTGACCACTGA ATACTGGATGGCGGGAGAGCCTAATAACGTGAAAGAAGAAGACTGTGTGGAGATCTTAGGACCTCCGAAAAATGATGAGAAGAACTGGAATGACCGTTCATGTGATTATAAACGAAAGTATGTCTGTGAAAAAtaa